TACGTATTTGGCGACAATTACAAAAACATTAACTGGAAGGCTACCGGAAAGAAATCTAGCCTAATGATAAACCAATACGAAGACGAAAAATCTCAAACAATATACTGCATCATTGATAAAAGTCGTGTAATGCACATGCCTTTTAATGGATTGTCATTACTCGATTATGCTATAAACTCAAGCTTAGTAATATCAAATATCATTATTCATAAAGAAGATAAAGTTGGGCTGCTGACATTCTCCAATAGCATAAATACGTTTATAAAAGCAAATAAGGGAAAACACCAATTGAAAAAAATATTGGAGGCTTTATATGCCGAAGAAGAAAGTCTTGTTGAAACAGATTACCAAACACTTTACTTTTATGCTAGAAAAGCTATTCCTAATCGTTCGCTACTGTTTTTTTACACAAATTTCGAAAGTATAGAGGCGTTGCATAACATACTGCCTACCTTAATCAATCTTAATAAGTTTCATTTACTGGTAGTGGTTTTTTTCGAAAACACAGAATTGTTGAATATTTTGAATTACAGCACAACAGATACTCAAACTACCTATCAAAATGCAATTGTCGAAAAATACTTAGTTGAGAAGCAATTATTAAAACAACTATTAAGCGGAAATGGAATAATGTGTATTTTGACAACTCCAGATGATTTGATAATTAATACGGTAAATAAGTACCTAGAACTAAAAGCACGCAATCTTATATAGAAGTATGGCATTATCATTACGAGATAACATAAACATTTCTTTTCAAGCTATACGCTCTCAAATACTGCGAACTTCGCTAACTGTTCTAATTATTGCTATTGGGATAACTGCATTGGTTGGAATTCTTACAGCTATTGATGCTATAAAGAACACAATAAATAGCAATTTTACAAGTATGGGGGCCAATACCTTTACGATAAGAAACCGAGAAATGAATGTGCGAATTGGGCAAAAGGGTAAGACTCCCAAAAAATTTAGAAGCATTACATTCGATGAAGCAAAAAGATTTACCAAAAATTTTGTATTTGAAGATTGCATTGCATCTATATCTACCGCAGCCACATTTCAAGCTACCGTAAAATACCTGTCTAAAAAAACAAATCCAAACATTGAAGTTTTTGGAATTGACATCAACTATTTATCTACCTCAGGATATGAACTTTCAAGCGGAAGAAATATTTCTCCGCAAGAAGATAGATCTGGCGACAATATTGTAATTATTGGTCAATCATTAGTTTCTCAATTATTTGGCAGCAAACAAAATCCGCTAAATAAAATAATTAATATTGGCGGTGGCAAGTATAAAGTTGTTGGGGTTTTAAAAGAACGTGGCAGCAGTATGGCATTTGGAGGAGATAAGGTTTGCCTAATACCGATTGAAAATGCAAGACAATATTTCTCAAAACCAGACATGACATTTACTATAAATATTTTAACATCATCAACTACATCAATTAATGCTGCAATTGATGAAGCTACTGGAGTATTTAGAGTAGTGCGTAAAGTAGGAATAGGCGAAGACTCTAATTTTGAGATTACCAAAAGTGATAGTCTTGCAACAATTTTAATAGACAATATTGAAAAGGTAACTATGGGCGCTACACTTATTGCAATAATTACCTTGTTGGGCGCTGCAATAGGATTGATGAATATTATGCTGGTATCGGTAACTGAGCGTACACGTGAAATTGGAATTAGAAAAGCAATTGGGGCCAATGCAAAAACAATAAGAAATCAATTTTTAGTAGAGGCCATTGTAATATGTCAACTAGGTGGATTTGTTGGAATTTTACTTGGAATAATTATAGGTAATGTTATTTCAAACACAATGGGAATAGGATTTATAGTCCCTTGGGTTTGGATTATTTCGGGAATTGGAATCTGCTTTTTTGTTGGTGTTATTTCCGGATTATACCCGGCAATAAAAGCATCTAATTTAGATCCAATCGAAGCATTGCGATACGAATAAAAATAAATTCTATTTCTTGCAAAAATAGACTTAGAATACCTGTGCCTATTTGTTTTTTTTTGTAAATTGAAAGAACTCTAAAATATTCAACTCAATACACAGTAAGACATGCAAAAACTTCTACTACTTTTAATTTCAGTTTTAGTTCTAAATTCTAATTTGGCACTATCGCAATGTTTACTAACCCCTATTTCCACAACAGATAAAGTAATAAATGCGTCAGTAATAATAGAAGGAAAAGTTATTGCTAAAAAAAGTTTTTGGGATAGTAAACACAAACTAATTCTTACCAAAAACAAGATAGAGGTTTATAAGGTTTTTAAAGGAACAGTTTCCGGAAAAACAATTGATATAATTACTGAAGGCGGTGTTGTAGGAAATGATATGTTAGTTGTAGAACCTTCTTTGCAATTAGAATTAAACGATGTAGGTGTATTTACATGCGTACCTACAAAAGCAAAAATTCCATTCGGACAAAAATCTGTTGCTACACAATACGATGCCTATGCTTCCGTTCAAGGCTTTATAAAATATGATTTGGACAATTTGAAGGCAAACTCTGTTTTTGACTCGTTTAACGACATAAATAGCCATTTATACCCAACAATAACATCCATTACCCAGAAGCCATACACAATAATTAAAAAAGTATCATTTACATTACCAATCCAAAATCAACTACAATCTAACCCCGCTATAACCAACATATCTCCTACAACTGCAACAGCAGGAACAAAAACAGTACTTACCATTACCGGAACCGGATTTGGAACAACACAAGGTGTCGGTACTGTTGGCTTTAAAAACGCAGATAATGGAGGTTCTAGCTATATAAATCCACATTCAACTCAGTATCTATCTTGGTCAGATACACAAATACAAGTAGAAATACCAACAAAAGCGGGAACCGGAATTATCCAAGTTACACAAGGAAGTAGTGCCACAAGTACACAAACACTAACGATTAACTACGCACATCTAAATGTAAATCACGATCCGGGTAGCGGAACTCAAGCATACGAAGTGGATCATATAAGCGACAATGGCTCCGGTGGCTATACTTGGCAAATGTACACAGGTTTTGACGCAGATGCCTCTGCAAAAGCTTCCTTTTTAAGAGCTTTTGAAACATGGCGTTGTGGAACTTATA
The sequence above is a segment of the Bacteroidota bacterium genome. Coding sequences within it:
- a CDS encoding DUF58 domain-containing protein yields the protein MRKIKNIINSIYLSRRFYIALGAIGFLFASAFYVPIFYTIAQVCLLLIAITVLTDILILLGSKNAIKLTRITDKVLSLGSINKIKLEVYNNSNFQFSATIIDELPHQLEERNFEIDFLLDANSNTTKIYSIKPTARGIYNFGQLNIFIKSFLKLAELRIRFDAQTNISVYPSILLMKEFELHAFKKNLVNSGIKRMRRIGQSSEFEQIKNYVFGDNYKNINWKATGKKSSLMINQYEDEKSQTIYCIIDKSRVMHMPFNGLSLLDYAINSSLVISNIIIHKEDKVGLLTFSNSINTFIKANKGKHQLKKILEALYAEEESLVETDYQTLYFYARKAIPNRSLLFFYTNFESIEALHNILPTLINLNKFHLLVVVFFENTELLNILNYSTTDTQTTYQNAIVEKYLVEKQLLKQLLSGNGIMCILTTPDDLIINTVNKYLELKARNLI
- a CDS encoding ABC transporter permease encodes the protein MALSLRDNINISFQAIRSQILRTSLTVLIIAIGITALVGILTAIDAIKNTINSNFTSMGANTFTIRNREMNVRIGQKGKTPKKFRSITFDEAKRFTKNFVFEDCIASISTAATFQATVKYLSKKTNPNIEVFGIDINYLSTSGYELSSGRNISPQEDRSGDNIVIIGQSLVSQLFGSKQNPLNKIINIGGGKYKVVGVLKERGSSMAFGGDKVCLIPIENARQYFSKPDMTFTINILTSSTTSINAAIDEATGVFRVVRKVGIGEDSNFEITKSDSLATILIDNIEKVTMGATLIAIITLLGAAIGLMNIMLVSVTERTREIGIRKAIGANAKTIRNQFLVEAIVICQLGGFVGILLGIIIGNVISNTMGIGFIVPWVWIISGIGICFFVGVISGLYPAIKASNLDPIEALRYE